A genomic segment from Microbulbifer elongatus encodes:
- a CDS encoding DUF1249 domain-containing protein: MDLPTYHADCDANYLRLCKLMPELADNQSWRYQIPNGTLEVAVLDRSRYTTEVCLQASASVSSDKDKHWLTPPPITVRLYHDARMAEVVAVNGQGPVGGDGLNFRYPNPAMHNEDERQQVNRYLSEWLAHCLANGRAEVTLPFGTQPPT; this comes from the coding sequence GTGGACTTGCCCACCTATCACGCCGATTGCGATGCCAACTACCTTCGCCTGTGCAAGTTGATGCCGGAGCTCGCAGATAATCAGAGCTGGCGCTACCAGATTCCCAACGGGACCCTGGAAGTCGCCGTACTGGATCGCAGCAGGTACACCACTGAAGTGTGCCTGCAGGCCTCGGCCAGCGTTTCCAGCGACAAGGACAAACACTGGCTGACACCTCCGCCGATTACCGTGCGCCTCTATCACGATGCACGAATGGCGGAAGTGGTCGCAGTAAATGGACAGGGCCCGGTAGGTGGTGACGGACTGAACTTTCGTTATCCCAACCCGGCCATGCACAACGAAGACGAGCGCCAACAGGTCAACCGCTATCTGAGTGAATGGTTGGCCCATTGCCTGGCCAACGGTCGCGCCGAAGTTACTCTCCCCTTCGGAACTCAACCGCCGACCTGA
- a CDS encoding NUDIX domain-containing protein, protein MSDKTDLRPQFTRGAVDIIERKTVYDGFFEMHKLRLRHRLYRGGWGDEMERELFVRGNAVGVLLYDPQHQLIALTEQFRIGALERDPSPWCLEVVAGMVEEGESLEEVARRELIEEAGLEVQDLHYIRSYLPSPGGSSERMHLFCGCVDLRGIEGVFGLADEHEDIRLRVFPLDTVLAAVESGDAAIDNAASIISLQWLQLNRTRLG, encoded by the coding sequence ATGAGCGACAAGACCGATCTGAGGCCCCAGTTTACCCGTGGCGCCGTGGATATTATCGAGCGCAAAACCGTGTATGACGGCTTTTTCGAAATGCACAAGCTGCGCCTGCGCCACCGTCTCTACCGTGGCGGCTGGGGGGACGAGATGGAGCGCGAGCTGTTCGTGCGTGGCAACGCGGTGGGAGTGCTGCTGTACGATCCTCAGCATCAGCTGATCGCGCTGACCGAACAGTTCCGTATCGGTGCCCTGGAGCGGGACCCCAGTCCCTGGTGCCTGGAAGTGGTTGCCGGCATGGTGGAGGAGGGGGAGTCCCTGGAAGAGGTTGCCCGCCGAGAGCTTATTGAAGAGGCAGGACTGGAAGTCCAGGACCTGCACTACATTCGCAGTTACCTGCCGAGCCCCGGTGGCTCCAGCGAGCGCATGCATCTGTTCTGTGGCTGTGTGGACCTTCGGGGAATCGAGGGGGTATTTGGTCTGGCGGATGAACACGAGGATATCCGCCTCAGAGTCTTTCCCCTGGATACCGTACTGGCAGCAGTGGAAAGTGGCGACGCCGCCATCGACAATGCCGCCAGCATCATCAGCCTGCAGTGGCTGCAGCTCAACCGCACCCGGCTGGGATAG
- a CDS encoding DUF4136 domain-containing protein has product MASLHRGIPFATVALGLLAALLLTGCAAPNPVAVDYDPTYKFANLRSYYLLDTLANGPVSPFESKRANQAVDDILKGSYQPAASREEADFLVRVQLFSADKVAVYEDPFSIYGGYRYFGFGWRAPLRVREYRESSLIVDVLSPNEAPLWRGSMPSVAGRHEAPEQQLFQLRQEASQILARFPPYNDVGFD; this is encoded by the coding sequence ATGGCTTCTCTGCACCGAGGTATACCCTTCGCTACCGTGGCTCTGGGTCTGCTTGCAGCCCTGCTGCTGACGGGTTGCGCAGCACCCAACCCGGTGGCGGTCGATTACGACCCCACCTACAAGTTTGCCAACCTGCGCAGTTACTATCTGCTGGACACCCTTGCCAACGGCCCTGTGTCGCCGTTTGAGAGCAAGCGCGCAAATCAGGCGGTGGACGATATTCTCAAGGGCAGCTATCAGCCTGCCGCCAGTCGTGAAGAGGCGGACTTTCTGGTGCGGGTCCAGCTGTTCAGTGCCGACAAGGTCGCGGTTTACGAAGACCCGTTTTCCATCTACGGCGGTTACCGCTATTTCGGGTTTGGCTGGCGCGCCCCGTTGCGGGTACGGGAATATCGTGAATCGTCGCTGATCGTGGATGTGCTCTCGCCGAATGAGGCGCCGCTGTGGCGCGGCTCCATGCCTTCCGTGGCCGGGCGCCACGAAGCGCCGGAGCAGCAACTGTTTCAGCTGCGCCAGGAAGCCAGCCAGATTCTCGCCCGCTTCCCTCCTTACAACGATGTCGGCTTCGATTGA
- a CDS encoding DUF4136 domain-containing protein — MGIMHKPVTAPAVSLMLALGIALGLAGCGTPTKIERIQSPGAAVAFQTYAWGTEALSADTGAPAQLVELDTELRQVVGGLLQSRGYRQVATTDSAQMVVDYQIAVVEEEFASDDNNESWDSQFDSNAQRGVVELPDRSGAPKVTLSVGIGPQNAMPIWGGSATKLIARPEDKKERQRILNSAVDELLKDLPPAS; from the coding sequence ATGGGAATCATGCACAAACCCGTAACCGCCCCCGCTGTCAGCCTGATGCTCGCTCTGGGCATTGCGCTCGGGCTCGCCGGCTGCGGTACACCGACAAAAATCGAGCGCATCCAGTCCCCGGGGGCTGCGGTTGCGTTCCAGACCTATGCCTGGGGTACGGAAGCGCTGAGTGCGGATACCGGCGCACCGGCTCAATTGGTGGAGCTGGATACCGAGCTGCGTCAGGTGGTGGGCGGCCTGCTGCAGTCCCGAGGGTATCGCCAGGTGGCGACTACCGATAGCGCGCAGATGGTGGTGGACTACCAGATTGCGGTGGTGGAAGAGGAGTTCGCCAGCGACGACAACAACGAAAGCTGGGACTCCCAGTTCGACAGTAATGCGCAGCGCGGTGTCGTGGAACTGCCGGATCGCAGTGGTGCACCCAAGGTCACCCTGTCGGTCGGTATCGGCCCGCAAAACGCCATGCCCATTTGGGGAGGCAGTGCCACTAAGCTGATTGCCCGGCCGGAAGACAAGAAAGAGCGCCAGCGGATTCTGAACAGCGCCGTGGACGAGCTGCTGAAAGACCTGCCACCGGCCTCGTGA
- a CDS encoding PqiB family protein, with amino-acid sequence MSEPPLEYDAPPEGVARRSRGISLVWLLPLIAAAIAAWLLYEDFTQGDIQATILFSSGDGLVKGKTAVKYSGVEIGVVEDFRLAPNAKELDGQDGVVAEVRFNHSAAYLLTRGSKFWLVKPEVSLTGVRGLEALVSGNYIAIEPGSGPSQKHFVAVTEPPPNVRGDGLRITLKSPRLASLNRGSPVYYRQLEVGQVESYRLTEDASEVEIDLFIRRPYAHLVHRGSRFWNTSGISIHGGIQGVNVELESLASLIAGGVSFYTPESQRHSPQAVDGNAFKLYKSFAEADAGIPITLNFDRGVSLAEGSTEVIYQGIKVGEVSSVKANRSINGMSVKVLMDPTTDDLLSENTRFWLAPPTLDFTSGVNDLLKGNRIEVDLRKGKRSVRTFEAASKPPQRDPRVPGLHLTLTARNTGSLQRGASVYYRQIEVGRVQGMALLPDGSGVEVYVVIDPPYAHLVNSDSRFWNVSGVRASASLEGIEVETDALLSVVRGGIAFGSGPHHSKNAERARTGDSFRLYGSREEAQEEGINIYVDLQGDEGLKVGSALRYRGIQVGEITRMRLTLEMDGVRARARLYRRAERFARTGTRMWVVGPKLGLDGVGNLETLVTGPYLELEPGSGNDPQTEFVALAAKPEPDLADTMMMPGLALILDAPRRGSLKRGSPVYYRQVQVGQVTGYQLGELADRVYIYVYIEPQFRTLVREHSRFWNASGVDVNFGLMTGLDVHTESTQALLAGGITFATPDNPEMGLEVESGSHYPLYGKPEDEWLLWSPKIELYPALEDSFK; translated from the coding sequence ATGAGCGAACCGCCGTTGGAGTACGACGCCCCGCCCGAAGGGGTGGCGCGCCGCAGTCGCGGAATTTCGCTGGTGTGGCTGTTGCCACTGATCGCCGCAGCCATCGCTGCCTGGTTGCTGTATGAAGATTTCACCCAGGGGGATATTCAGGCCACGATCCTGTTCTCCAGTGGGGATGGCCTGGTGAAAGGCAAGACCGCGGTCAAGTACTCCGGGGTGGAAATCGGCGTGGTGGAAGATTTCCGACTGGCGCCCAACGCCAAAGAGCTGGACGGGCAGGACGGGGTGGTGGCAGAGGTGCGTTTCAATCACAGTGCCGCCTATCTGCTGACCCGTGGCAGTAAATTCTGGCTGGTGAAACCGGAGGTTTCCCTGACCGGGGTGCGGGGGCTGGAAGCGCTGGTTTCCGGGAACTACATTGCCATCGAGCCGGGTAGCGGCCCCTCGCAAAAGCACTTTGTGGCGGTGACAGAGCCGCCCCCCAATGTCCGTGGCGACGGCTTGCGCATCACGCTCAAATCTCCGCGGCTTGCCTCCCTCAACCGGGGGTCGCCGGTCTATTACCGACAGCTGGAAGTGGGGCAGGTGGAAAGTTATCGCCTGACCGAGGACGCCAGCGAGGTGGAGATCGACCTGTTTATCCGCCGCCCCTATGCGCACCTGGTCCACCGGGGCAGTCGCTTCTGGAATACCTCGGGGATTTCGATTCACGGGGGCATTCAGGGGGTCAATGTGGAGCTGGAATCCCTCGCCTCGCTGATTGCCGGCGGTGTCAGTTTCTACACGCCCGAGTCGCAACGGCATTCGCCCCAGGCGGTGGATGGCAACGCCTTCAAACTCTACAAAAGCTTTGCCGAAGCAGATGCGGGTATTCCCATCACCCTGAATTTTGATCGCGGTGTCAGCCTGGCGGAGGGCTCCACCGAGGTGATCTACCAGGGCATCAAGGTGGGCGAAGTCAGCAGCGTCAAAGCCAACCGCAGCATCAATGGTATGTCGGTAAAAGTTCTTATGGACCCCACCACCGACGATCTGCTGAGTGAAAACACCCGCTTCTGGCTAGCGCCGCCCACACTGGATTTCACCTCCGGGGTGAACGACCTGTTGAAGGGCAACCGCATCGAGGTGGATTTGCGTAAGGGCAAGCGCTCGGTGCGCACCTTTGAGGCCGCATCCAAGCCGCCACAGCGGGATCCGCGGGTGCCCGGGTTGCACCTCACCCTCACCGCGCGCAACACCGGCTCTCTGCAGCGGGGCGCCTCGGTGTACTACCGCCAGATCGAGGTCGGGCGGGTGCAGGGCATGGCGCTGTTGCCCGACGGCTCCGGGGTGGAGGTTTATGTGGTGATCGATCCGCCCTATGCGCACCTGGTCAACAGCGACAGCCGCTTCTGGAACGTCAGCGGTGTGCGCGCCAGTGCCAGTCTCGAGGGCATTGAGGTGGAAACCGACGCACTGCTGTCGGTGGTGCGCGGCGGTATCGCTTTCGGCAGCGGTCCCCATCACAGCAAAAACGCCGAGCGCGCGCGTACCGGTGACAGCTTTCGTCTGTACGGCAGTCGCGAAGAGGCGCAGGAAGAGGGGATCAATATCTATGTTGACCTCCAGGGTGACGAGGGACTGAAAGTCGGCTCTGCCCTGCGCTACCGGGGTATACAGGTGGGGGAAATCACCCGCATGCGCCTGACCCTGGAAATGGACGGCGTGCGCGCCCGCGCCCGCCTGTATCGCCGCGCCGAACGCTTCGCCCGCACCGGTACCCGGATGTGGGTGGTGGGGCCCAAGCTGGGGCTGGATGGTGTCGGAAATCTGGAAACCCTGGTTACCGGGCCCTATCTCGAGCTGGAGCCTGGCAGCGGCAACGATCCGCAGACCGAGTTTGTCGCGCTGGCGGCCAAGCCGGAACCGGACCTAGCGGATACCATGATGATGCCGGGGCTGGCGCTGATTCTGGATGCGCCGCGGCGGGGCTCCCTGAAGCGTGGCAGCCCGGTGTATTACCGCCAGGTGCAGGTCGGGCAGGTGACCGGATACCAACTTGGGGAACTGGCGGACCGGGTTTACATCTATGTTTATATTGAACCCCAGTTCCGCACCCTGGTGCGGGAGCACTCGCGTTTCTGGAATGCCAGCGGTGTTGACGTCAACTTTGGTCTGATGACCGGGCTCGACGTACACACCGAATCCACCCAGGCGCTGCTGGCCGGCGGTATCACCTTCGCCACACCGGATAACCCGGAGATGGGGCTTGAAGTGGAGTCTGGCAGCCATTATCCACTGTATGGGAAGCCGGAGGATGAGTGGCTGCTGTGGAGCCCGAAAATCGAACTGTATCCGGCACTGGAAGACAGTTTTAAATAA
- a CDS encoding paraquat-inducible protein A yields the protein MNRSARALSHGFWTCLGCRQLVRVAPHTQSCLCPRCGARMHGRVESSLMLTWALTITGALLLIPANVLPVMTVIYLGAGEPSTIIGGALELYQNGLWGIALIVFVASIAVPVMKLVGLVILCLTVQLRLNVAPRQSMRIYRVVNAIGRWSLLDLFMISILVALVDMGAIAEVEAGAGSTAFATVVVVTMFAVRAFDPRLVWDVYEDRLRANNKKHRETE from the coding sequence ATGAACCGCTCGGCGCGCGCGCTGTCTCATGGGTTCTGGACCTGCCTCGGGTGTCGCCAGCTGGTGCGGGTCGCGCCGCACACCCAAAGCTGTCTGTGTCCGCGCTGCGGGGCCCGCATGCACGGACGGGTGGAATCCAGCCTGATGCTGACCTGGGCGCTCACCATCACCGGTGCGCTGCTGTTGATTCCGGCAAATGTACTGCCGGTGATGACGGTCATATACCTTGGTGCCGGTGAGCCCAGCACGATTATCGGCGGCGCCCTGGAGCTGTACCAGAATGGACTCTGGGGCATCGCCCTGATCGTGTTTGTGGCGAGTATCGCGGTACCGGTGATGAAACTGGTGGGCCTGGTGATCCTGTGCCTGACGGTGCAGCTGCGGCTCAACGTGGCGCCCCGTCAGTCGATGCGGATCTATCGGGTGGTCAATGCCATCGGCCGCTGGTCCCTGCTGGACCTGTTTATGATTTCCATTCTGGTGGCGTTGGTGGATATGGGCGCCATTGCGGAAGTGGAGGCGGGCGCCGGCAGCACCGCTTTTGCCACGGTGGTGGTGGTGACCATGTTTGCGGTGCGGGCTTTTGATCCGCGTCTGGTCTGGGACGTATATGAAGACCGGCTACGGGCGAACAATAAGAAACACAGGGAGACCGAATGA
- a CDS encoding paraquat-inducible protein A: MDQTCRHTQNPDARPVAWQRACHQCDLLLTRAHAPVGQRLLCPRCGASLHRNMDRSVAHTAALSLCGLLLFIPTASLPLLEFSLFSFGAENTLMNGVQALFAEGYIWLASIVLFCSVLAPLCKFLLLGFICWGSGWLSMAGPVARALRWYHHLQEWGMLDVYMLGILVALVKMSDLGRMSVEPGLYCFVAMMVVASATSVSFDAETVWARLARRQAEAEAARRHREEDVV, translated from the coding sequence ATGGACCAGACTTGCCGGCACACGCAAAACCCGGATGCCAGGCCTGTGGCCTGGCAGCGGGCCTGCCATCAGTGTGATCTGCTGCTGACCCGCGCGCATGCACCGGTGGGGCAGCGCCTGCTGTGCCCCCGTTGCGGTGCCTCCCTGCACCGCAATATGGACCGCAGCGTGGCACACACCGCGGCATTGAGTCTGTGCGGGCTATTGCTGTTCATTCCTACCGCGAGCCTGCCGCTGCTGGAGTTTTCCCTGTTCTCGTTCGGTGCGGAAAACACCCTGATGAATGGGGTCCAGGCGCTGTTTGCCGAGGGCTATATCTGGCTGGCGTCGATTGTGCTGTTCTGCAGTGTATTGGCGCCGCTATGCAAGTTTCTGTTACTGGGGTTTATCTGCTGGGGCAGTGGCTGGCTCAGTATGGCGGGGCCGGTGGCGCGCGCCCTGCGCTGGTACCACCACCTGCAGGAGTGGGGCATGCTGGATGTGTACATGCTTGGAATCCTGGTGGCGCTGGTGAAAATGTCGGATCTGGGCCGGATGAGCGTGGAACCGGGCCTCTACTGTTTCGTGGCCATGATGGTGGTGGCGAGCGCCACATCTGTGTCGTTTGATGCGGAGACGGTGTGGGCGCGCTTGGCCCGCCGGCAGGCGGAAGCCGAGGCAGCGCGGCGTCACCGTGAAGAGGATGTGGTATGA
- a CDS encoding TolC family outer membrane protein has protein sequence MTRSAKGRIARKLGRPMKSLLAATVLGLGTGLGAMQAQADTLWEVYLQALDNDPQLAADRAAYRAGLEAKNLGRSALLPQVNASAEASRTQTDATRFNYTFTENQVVVVPNRSDTDTDERIYSATLSQALFDLPAWFGYKQGKTASEQSTAEFSANQQDMMLRVASAYFDVLRAHDVLEAALAEEKALAKQLEQTQQRFEVGLTAITDVYDSRSAYDSAVARRLTAQDDLLSNFDALSVLTGRNHDVVAPLQPNFTVAPPDPADRAAWVEFALVNNYSLKAARLAADAARYGARAAAAEHLPTLTGTLNYQDYHQDGSSTTSVPGEMDERLPISTDTQTKYAAITFNMPLYTGGGLSASRREARNLAFQAEDLRNLTERNTIQSTRTLHRAVTTDTSRVEAREQAVISAKSALDATQAGYEVGTRNIVDVLLAQRTLALARTDYANALYDYILNTLNLKLVAGLLAPEDLQQLDTRLNPATPVSRAHILDSGAASFSK, from the coding sequence ATGACAAGAAGTGCAAAAGGGCGCATCGCACGCAAGCTGGGCCGCCCGATGAAATCTCTGCTCGCCGCGACCGTATTGGGGTTGGGAACCGGGCTCGGCGCCATGCAGGCGCAAGCGGACACTCTGTGGGAAGTCTACCTGCAGGCACTGGACAACGACCCGCAGCTGGCCGCCGATCGCGCCGCCTACCGCGCGGGCCTGGAAGCCAAAAATCTCGGCCGTTCCGCGCTGTTGCCGCAGGTGAACGCCTCTGCGGAAGCCAGCAGAACCCAGACCGACGCCACGCGTTTCAACTACACCTTCACCGAAAATCAGGTGGTTGTGGTACCCAACCGCAGCGATACCGATACCGACGAGCGCATCTACTCGGCGACCCTCAGCCAGGCACTGTTCGATTTGCCCGCCTGGTTTGGCTACAAACAGGGGAAAACCGCCAGCGAACAATCCACCGCTGAATTCAGTGCCAATCAGCAGGATATGATGCTGCGTGTCGCCAGCGCCTACTTTGATGTGCTGCGCGCACACGACGTACTCGAGGCCGCGCTGGCGGAAGAGAAAGCCCTGGCCAAACAGCTGGAGCAGACACAACAGCGCTTCGAGGTGGGGCTGACCGCGATCACCGACGTCTACGACTCCCGCTCCGCCTACGACAGTGCGGTAGCCCGCCGTCTGACCGCGCAGGATGACCTGCTGAGCAACTTTGACGCCCTCTCCGTGCTCACCGGTCGCAATCACGATGTGGTTGCTCCCCTGCAGCCGAACTTTACCGTTGCACCGCCGGATCCCGCCGACCGCGCGGCCTGGGTGGAGTTTGCCCTGGTCAACAATTACAGCCTGAAAGCGGCTCGCCTGGCTGCGGATGCGGCCCGCTACGGGGCGCGCGCCGCCGCTGCCGAGCACCTGCCCACCCTGACGGGCACCCTGAACTATCAGGACTATCATCAGGACGGCTCCTCGACCACGTCGGTCCCGGGAGAGATGGACGAGCGCCTGCCGATCTCCACAGACACCCAGACCAAGTACGCGGCGATCACCTTCAATATGCCGCTCTACACCGGTGGCGGCCTCAGCGCCAGCCGTCGCGAGGCGCGCAACCTGGCCTTCCAGGCGGAAGATCTCCGCAACCTGACCGAGCGCAACACCATCCAGAGCACTCGTACTCTGCACCGTGCAGTCACCACCGACACCAGCCGGGTAGAAGCCCGTGAACAGGCCGTGATCTCGGCCAAAAGTGCACTGGATGCGACCCAGGCCGGTTACGAGGTGGGCACCCGCAATATCGTGGATGTCCTGCTGGCGCAACGGACTCTCGCTCTGGCGCGCACCGATTACGCCAATGCGCTCTACGATTACATTCTCAACACCCTGAACCTGAAACTGGTGGCGGGCCTGCTGGCACCGGAAGACCTGCAGCAGCTGGATACGCGCCTGAACCCGGCCACCCCGGTTTCCCGCGCGCATATCCTCGACAGCGGTGCCGCGAGCTTCAGTAAATAA
- a CDS encoding NAD-dependent epimerase, with translation MKHLITGNAGFIGFHVARTLMARGDDVVGIDNVNDYYETSLKEARLRELERAAQQYGVNYRFERANIANRAALDKVFADHQFDRVIHLAAQAGVRHSIEHPESYVESNLVGFSNLLETCRYAATPHLTYASTSSVYGGNTQMPFNEDHGVDHPLQFYAATKRANELMAHSYSHLFRIPTTGLRFFTVYGPWGRPDMALFKFTRLILEGKPIPVFNHGHHTRDFTYIDDIVEGVIKSSDQVATVDAHWSSDQPAPSTSNAPFRVFNIGNGKPAQLADYIDALEDALGKKAIREMLPMQAGDILDTHADTGKLEQAVNYRPDTSVREGVEKFVEWYRKYYSV, from the coding sequence ATGAAGCACCTGATCACCGGCAACGCCGGGTTTATCGGTTTCCACGTGGCCCGCACACTGATGGCACGGGGTGACGACGTTGTGGGCATCGACAACGTCAACGACTATTACGAGACCAGCCTGAAGGAAGCCCGCTTGCGCGAACTGGAGCGCGCGGCACAGCAGTATGGTGTCAACTACCGGTTTGAGCGGGCCAACATTGCCAATCGCGCCGCACTGGATAAAGTGTTCGCCGACCACCAGTTCGACCGGGTGATTCACCTGGCCGCCCAGGCCGGGGTGCGCCACTCCATCGAGCACCCCGAGTCCTACGTGGAAAGTAATCTGGTGGGCTTTTCCAATCTGCTGGAAACCTGCCGTTACGCCGCCACGCCGCACCTGACCTACGCCAGTACCAGCAGCGTCTATGGTGGCAATACCCAGATGCCATTCAACGAGGACCACGGGGTAGATCACCCGCTACAATTTTACGCCGCAACCAAGCGCGCCAATGAGCTGATGGCTCACAGCTACAGCCACCTGTTTCGCATTCCTACCACCGGGCTGCGCTTTTTCACCGTGTACGGCCCCTGGGGACGCCCGGACATGGCGCTGTTCAAATTCACCCGTCTTATCCTTGAGGGGAAACCCATCCCGGTCTTCAACCACGGCCACCACACCCGGGATTTCACCTATATCGACGACATTGTCGAGGGAGTGATCAAGTCCAGCGATCAGGTCGCCACCGTGGATGCACACTGGTCCAGCGATCAACCGGCACCATCCACCAGCAATGCGCCCTTCCGGGTATTCAATATCGGCAACGGCAAGCCCGCGCAGCTGGCGGACTATATCGATGCGCTGGAAGACGCTCTGGGGAAAAAGGCCATTCGTGAAATGCTGCCCATGCAGGCGGGAGATATTCTCGACACCCACGCGGACACCGGCAAACTCGAACAGGCGGTAAACTACCGCCCGGATACCAGTGTGCGCGAAGGTGTGGAGAAATTTGTCGAGTGGTACCGAAAATACTATTCGGTCTAG
- a CDS encoding 3-deoxy-D-manno-octulosonic acid kinase, with protein MSVIYDDELVGSDCEKLFQPAWLARASGGGQVQRGTAVMFEYNGIQLVFKRYHRGGLAGRIVKKTYLYSPLADTRMWREFNMLREMREMGLPVTRPVAARCVSLPPAAYRGSLITERVADSQTLAEALCQGPLDEGLWEALGALIARFHRHNVYHADLNVHNILLAGGSDWYLIDFDKGAIRSPLSRQDAEGNVARLRRSLDKEAGRLPGFRFSEENWQILLDAYRANMAT; from the coding sequence GTGTCGGTGATCTACGACGACGAGCTGGTGGGGTCTGACTGTGAAAAACTGTTTCAGCCCGCCTGGCTGGCGCGCGCGAGTGGTGGAGGTCAGGTACAGCGTGGAACGGCAGTGATGTTTGAGTACAACGGCATCCAGCTGGTGTTCAAACGCTACCACCGTGGCGGTCTGGCTGGCCGGATCGTCAAAAAAACCTATCTGTACAGCCCCCTGGCCGACACGCGGATGTGGCGGGAATTCAATATGCTGCGGGAAATGCGTGAGATGGGACTGCCGGTGACGCGCCCGGTGGCTGCGCGCTGCGTCAGCCTGCCACCAGCGGCCTATCGCGGGTCTCTGATTACCGAGCGGGTGGCCGATTCGCAGACGCTGGCCGAGGCCTTATGCCAGGGCCCGCTCGATGAGGGGCTTTGGGAGGCGCTGGGGGCGCTGATTGCCCGTTTCCACCGCCACAATGTCTATCACGCAGACCTGAATGTGCACAATATTCTGCTGGCCGGGGGGAGTGACTGGTATCTCATCGATTTTGACAAGGGCGCCATTCGCAGTCCCCTGTCGCGTCAGGATGCCGAAGGCAATGTGGCGCGTTTGCGCCGCTCGCTGGACAAGGAAGCGGGGCGTCTGCCCGGCTTCCGGTTCTCTGAAGAAAACTGGCAGATACTGCTGGACGCCTACCGCGCAAATATGGCGACGTAG
- a CDS encoding glycosyltransferase family 2 protein: MHIFVFSFNRGRYLENCVRSIETCAPQCRLTIIDDGSDDPETREVLAAVAERHQVIDRTAESGHKLGGLYANMQAAFEMASEDALMCFLQDDTQMVRPLAQADIQQLKNSFDTQPDLGFISPAFVRGISLKKAADRDFRFDTQRDFWFWYPRKRSTGTWFSALLIADVARLRSVGWQFEVGESVNNRRAAKIFCRMARMRAPFAMWLPNGGAYRGKQKSLALRFGEWVRNCGFYPLRMMSEKEVDALRQSEPPRLPVAEEFLSAERSLKTPWAYDPMQGAGWLKLLDRLERKLRGAKKG, encoded by the coding sequence ATGCATATCTTTGTGTTTTCATTCAATCGCGGCCGCTATCTGGAAAACTGCGTCCGCTCCATCGAAACCTGCGCGCCCCAGTGCCGCCTCACCATCATCGATGATGGCAGTGATGATCCCGAGACCCGCGAGGTGCTGGCGGCGGTGGCGGAGCGGCATCAGGTGATTGACCGCACCGCAGAGTCCGGGCACAAGCTGGGAGGGCTCTACGCCAATATGCAGGCCGCTTTCGAGATGGCATCTGAGGATGCGTTGATGTGCTTCCTGCAGGACGACACCCAGATGGTCCGCCCGCTCGCGCAAGCCGATATTCAGCAGCTGAAAAACAGTTTTGATACTCAGCCGGATCTCGGCTTTATCTCCCCTGCGTTTGTGCGCGGCATCTCCCTGAAAAAAGCCGCAGACCGGGACTTTCGGTTTGATACGCAGCGCGACTTCTGGTTCTGGTATCCACGCAAGCGTTCTACCGGGACCTGGTTCTCTGCCCTGCTGATTGCGGATGTCGCCCGTCTGCGTAGCGTTGGCTGGCAATTTGAAGTCGGCGAGTCGGTCAACAATCGTCGTGCGGCGAAGATTTTCTGTCGCATGGCGAGAATGCGCGCCCCCTTTGCCATGTGGCTGCCCAACGGCGGCGCTTACCGGGGTAAGCAGAAGTCCCTCGCACTGCGCTTCGGTGAATGGGTCCGCAACTGTGGGTTTTATCCGCTACGGATGATGTCGGAGAAGGAGGTGGATGCTCTCCGACAGTCCGAGCCTCCGCGCCTGCCCGTCGCTGAAGAATTTCTATCTGCGGAGCGCAGCCTGAAAACTCCCTGGGCCTATGACCCCATGCAGGGAGCTGGCTGGCTGAAACTGCTCGACCGCCTGGAGCGGAAGTTGCGCGGGGCGAAAAAAGGCTGA